Part of the bacterium genome is shown below.
GGGATGGCCGATACGCAGGCTTCATCGCGGAGGAGGTGGAGGCGGCCTTCCCGGAGGCGTCCGCCGACGACGGCGAGAACTACGACGTCAGGGCCATCGTCGCGGCGCTCGTCGCAAAAGTGCAATCTCAGCATGTCGAGATCCTGTCCCTGACGGATCGCCTCGCCGCATTGGAGGCCGCGCAATGATCGACACCGACGCATTCGAGTATGCCTGGGACGTCAAGGCGGAAACCGAGGACTACACCGCCGATGACGGCACCGTCTTCCCCGGCGCGATCCGCGTCGTCCACTGGCGGCTGACAGTGACTGATCCCGAGACCGGCAAGACGTCGCGGCGATCCGGCTCCGAGCCGCTTGGCCTGCCTTCGGACGAGAGCGAGTTCATCGACCTCGACGATCTGCAGGGGCGCACCGCCGCGTCGAGGAGAGAGATCGTCATCGGCTGGGCCGAGGCGAAGGCCCCGGGCTTCATCGAGCGCGAGGTGGCCGCTGCGACCGCCCGCCTCGTCCACAAGATCGAGGGCACGCGCCCACAGGCGCGGCGCCCCGTCGTCGTGCTCTAATCGCGCCCTCGCGCATCGCCGGACACACTCACCCGCCCTCCCGGCAGGGCATGATGCGGGCTGACCCGCGACACCCACGGAGAACCCCCAAATGGTCACCGAAACCTTCCACGGGGTTCGCGTCTTCCAGGACGCGAACGAGCCCGTCATCGCCCAGCCGGTCAGCACGTCGGTCATCGGCATGCTCATGGCGGTCGATCC
Proteins encoded:
- a CDS encoding tail fiber domain-containing protein yields the protein SNSANTHTNSGGGMFRSTSSGVYKTDLEPVDGDVVLALRPVAFTSKHLADWDGRYAGFIAEEVEAAFPEASADDGENYDVRAIVAALVAKVQSQHVEILSLTDRLAALEAAQ